Proteins from one Peromyscus eremicus unplaced genomic scaffold, PerEre_H2_v1 PerEre#2#chr22_unloc_1, whole genome shotgun sequence genomic window:
- the LOC131900699 gene encoding zinc finger protein 260-like, translating into MDAVTYEDVHVNFTHEEWALLDPSQKSLYKDVMLETYWNLTCIGYKWEDHNIEEHYQCCRRIGRCVICHSGHNPCEHKGYGKKHCSSVSLRTSGRYMVVLTMRRHDDCDTSLQLTGFPTSVEIHQQTSIGEKPYEYQEYGNSSLSSGSLCTCSVALSTRKCYKYNQCGPTLSSSSSLQGCEKTHMLRENNKCESSTKGFSHYRHLQTHQTPNHEENLYECNQCDKVFRCDWSLKHQRTHFEGKPCEYNQRYEGFACHSLHQVHRIQTREKRYESQQCDKAFACPIIHNRSYTGEKPYECNQCGKAFAENRSLHSHVRFHTGEKPYKCNQCGKTFRGKNSLLSHERIHTGEKPYECHECGKAFAQKSYLLSHERIHTGEKPYACNQCGKAFPYNSRLLTHLKTHTGEKPYECNQCGKRFIHKSHLLSHERIHTGEKPYECNQCGKAFALKSHLLSHERIHNGEKPYECNQCGKIFAQTSHLHRHKSLHTGEKPYECIQCGKAFAQKVSLQSHERTHNGEKPYECNQCGKAFAEKSHLHSHERIHNGEKPYECNQCGKAFAQRSHLHSHERIHNGEKPYECNQCGKAFAQKSHLLSHVRIHTGEKPYECNQCGKAFAEKRNLHSHEIIHTGEKPYECNQCGKAFAEKRNLHRHEIIHTGEKPYECNECGKTFAQKSHLHAHASLHTGEKPYECNQCGKAFAQKSHLLSHERIHTGEKPYECNQCGKAFAEKRNLRGHEIIHSGEKPYECNECGKAFAEKRNLHRHEIIHTGEKPYECNECGKTFARKSHLHSHEKIHTGQYQMDVIMW; encoded by the exons ATG gatgcagtgacctatgaggaTGTGCATGTGAACTTCACTCATgaagagtgggctttgctggatccttcccagaagagtctctacaaagatgtgatgctggaaacctactGGAACCTCACTTGTATAG GTTACAAAtgggaagaccataatattgaagaacattaTCAGTGCTGTAGAAGAATTGGAAG GTGTGTCATCTGTCACTCTGGACACAATCCATGTGAGCataagggatatggaaagaagCATTGTAGTTCTGTCTCTCTCAGAACAAGTGGAAGGTATATGGTAGTCCTCACTATGAGAAGACATGATGACTGTGATACAAGTTTACAATTAACTGGTTTTCCAACTTCAGTGGAAATTCATCAACAAACTTCCAttggagaaaaaccttatgagTACCAGGAATATGGaaattcatctctctcttctggtTCACTGTGTACATGTAGTGTAGCTCTCAGTACAAGAAAATGTTATAAATACAATCAGTGTGGTCCAACTCTGAGTTCTTCAAGTTCTCTTCAAGGATGTGAAAAAACTCATAtgttaagagaaaataataaatgtgagtCATCTACCAAAGGCTTTAGCCATTACAGGCATCTTCAAACACACCAAACACCCAATCATGAAGAGAAtctatatgaatgtaatcaatgtgataaagtcTTTAGATGTGATTGGTCCTTAAAACACCAAAGAACTCATTTTGAAGGAAAACCCTGTGAGTATAATCAAAGATATGAAGGCTTTGCATGTCACAGTCTTCATCAAGTACATAGAATTCAAACTAGGGAGAAAAGGTATGAATCTcagcaatgtgataaagcctttgcatgtcccATAATACATAATAGAAGttacactggagagaaaccctatgaatgtaatcaatgtggtaaagcctttgcagagaaCAGAAGCCTTCATAGTCATGTAAGgtttcatactggagagaaaccctataaatgcaatcagtgtggtaaaacctttagAGGGAAGAATAGCCTTctcagtcatgaaagaattcatactggagagaaaccctatgaatgtcatgaatgtggtaaagcttttgcacaAAAGAGTTATCTTctcagtcatgaaagaattcatactggagagaaaccttatgcatgtaatcaatgtggtaaagcctttccaTATAATAGTCGTCTTCTCACTCACTTAAaaactcatactggagagaaaccctatgaatgtaatcaatgtggcaAACGCTTTATACACAAGAGTCATCTTctcagtcatgaaagaattcatactggagagaaaccctatgaatgtaatcaatgtggtaaagcctttgcattgaAGAGTCATCTTctcagtcatgaaagaattcataatggtgagaaaccctatgaatgtaatcagtgtggtaaaatcTTTGCACAGACAAGTCATCTTCATAGACATAAAAGtcttcatactggagagaaaccctatgaatgtattcaatgtggtaaagcctttgcacagaagGTTAGTCTTCAAAGTCATGAAAGGACTcataatggagagaaaccctatgaatgtaatcaatgtggtaaagcctttgcagagaaGAGTCATCTtcacagtcatgaaagaattcataatggtgagaaaccctatgaatgtaatcaatgtggtaaagcctttgcacagaggAGTCATCTtcacagtcatgaaagaattcataatggtgagaaaccctatgaatgtaatcaatgtggtaaagcttttgcacaGAAGAGTCATCTTCTCAGTCAcgtaagaatacatactggagagaaaccctatgaatgtaatcagtgtggtaaagcctttgcagagaaGAGAAATCTTCACAGCCATGAaataattcatactggagagaaaccctatgaatgtaatcaatgtggtaaagcctttgcagagaagagaaatcttcacagacatgaaataattcatactggagagaaaccctatgaatgtaatgaatgtggtaaaacctttgcacagaaGAGTCATCTCCATGCTCATGCAAGtcttcatactggagagaaaccctatgaatgtaatcaatgtggtaaagcctttgcacagaagAGTCATCTTctcagtcatgaaagaattcatactggagagaaaccctatgaatgtaatcaatgtggtaaagcctttgcagagaaGAGAAATCTTCGCGGACATGAAATaattcattctggagagaaaccctatgaatgtaatgaatgtggtaaagcctttgcagagaagagaaatcttcacagacatgaaataattcatactggagagaaaccctatgaatgtaatgaatgtggtaaaacctttgcacggAAGAGCCATCTTCACAGTCATGAAAAAATTCATACTGGACAGTACCAAATGGATGTAATCATGTGGTAA